A DNA window from Tachysurus fulvidraco isolate hzauxx_2018 chromosome 4, HZAU_PFXX_2.0, whole genome shotgun sequence contains the following coding sequences:
- the atl2 gene encoding atlastin-2 isoform X1 — translation MADHSGRRNQDFLETNHINNSFDEDVTGVEEVPLSHASHDSSSMDRVSTCKVEEDLRPEEEELVTEGARPIQIVVANEDDHKFELDAGALEKILMQDHIKDLNVVVLSVAGAFRKGKSFLLDFMLRYMHTQSSESWMGGDDEPLTGFSWRGGCERETTGIQAWSEVFVVDKADGSKVAVLLVDTQGAFDSQSTIKDCATVFALSTMTSSIQVYNLTQNIQEDDLQHLQLFTEYGRLALEEVYEKPFQKLLFLIRDWCYPYEHEYGLDGGNRFLERRLQVKQNQHEELQNVRKHIHSCFSSIDCFLLPHPGLKVATNPNFDGRLRDIDSDFKKELQKLVPLLLAPENLVEKEINGAKVTCRDLLEYFKAYIKIYQGEELPHPKSMLQATAEANNLTAVAGAKDTYSRTMEQICGGDKPYVAPVDLQRYHDEVKQTSMQQFRAIKKMGGVEFSKRYQEQLESELDEVYANFIKHNESKNIFYAARTPATLFAVMFVAYIVSTVTGFIGISVIAALASLVMGVSLMSLCAWAYVRYSGEYREVGVAIDLTAEALWEQVLKPLTEQYMEENIRQSVVNSIRASLTAEQVTQTTKLKTN, via the exons ATGGCGGATCACAGTGGACGGAGAAATCAGGATTTCTTGGAGACAAATCATATAAATAACAGTTTTGACGAAG ATGTGACCGGTGTAGAGGAGGTGCCACTGTCCCATGCTTCTCACGATTCAAGCAGCATGGACAGAGTTTCTACATGCAAGGTGGAGGAAGATCTCAGACCCGAGGAGGAAGAGCTAGTCACAGAAGGAGCTCGGCCTATACAGATAGTTGTTGCAAATGAGGACGACCATAAATTTGAATTAGATGCTGGAGCATTGGAAAAGATCCTAATGCAAGATCATATCAAAGACCTCAACGTGGTTGTGCTATCTGTGGCTGGTGCTTTTCGCAAGGGCAAATCCTTCCTGCTAGACTTCATGCTTCGCTATATGCACACTCAG TCATCTGAGTCATGGATGGGAGGAGATGATGAGCCTCTAACAGGTTTCTCCTGGCGGGGTggttgtgagagagagacaacaggaaTTCAAGCCTGGAGTGAAGTATTTGTGGTGGATAAGGCTGATGGTAGTAAG GTTGCCGTCCTGCTGGTTGACACTCAGGGAGCTTTTGACAGTCAGTCCACTATTAAAGACTGTGCTACAGTTTTTGCCCTCAGCACTATGACCAGCTCCATACAG GTTTATAATCTTACCCAGAATATTCAAGAAGATGACCTGCAGCATCTTCAG CTTTTTACAGAATATGGTCGCTTGGCACTAGAGGAAGTCTATGAAAAGCCATTTCAG AAACTGCTGTTTCTAATCAGAGATTGGTGTTATCCCTATGAGCATGAGTATGGACTTGATGGAGGGAATCGTTTCTTGGAACGGCGACTACAG GTGAAGCAGAACCAGCATGAAGAGCTACAGAACGTGAGGAAGCATATCCACTCATGTTTCTCAAGCATAGACTGTTTTCTGCTGCCTCATCCAGGATTGAAGGTTGCGACTAATCCCAACTTTGATGGGAGACTGAGAG atattGACAGTGATTTTAAGAAAGAGCTACAGAAGCTGGTGCCTTTACTACTTGCCCCAGAGAACCTGGTGGAGAAGGAGATTAATGGGGCCAAAGTGACTTGCAGAGACCTACTGGAGTATTTCAAG gCATACATCAAAATCTACCAAGGTGAGGAACTCCCTCATCCAAAGTCCATGTTGCAG GCAACTGCTGAAGCCAACAACTTGACAGCTGTGGCTGGGGCTAAGGACACGTACAGCCGGACCATGGAGCag ATATGTGGTGGAGACAAACCATATGTTGCACCAGTTGACCTCCAGCGCTATCATGACGAGGTGAAGCAAACTTCTATGCAGCAGTTCCGTGCCATTAAGAAAATGGGAGGAGTTGAGTTTAGCAAGCGGTACCAGGAACAGCTGGAATCTGAGCTTGATGAAGTGTATGCTAATTTCATCAAGCACAATGAAAGCAAGAACATTTTCTATGCCGCACGAACACCTGCAACGTTGTTTGCTGTCATGTTCGTCGCTTACATAGTCTCCACAGTAACAGGGTTCATTGGCATATCAGTGATCGCTGCCCTGGCCAGCCTTGTGATGGGTGTGTCCTTGATGTCACTGTGTGCATGGGCGTATGTGAGATATTCGGGTGAATATCgagaagtgggtgtggctatCGACCTTACAGCAGAAGCCTTGTGGGAGCAG GTGCTGAAGCCTTTGACTGAGCAATATATGGAGGAAAATATCCGCCAGTCTGTAGTTAACTCTATAAGAGCCAGTCTAACTGCTGAGCAAGTGACACAAACTACAAAGTTAAAAACTAACTGA
- the atl2 gene encoding atlastin-2 isoform X2: protein MGGDDEPLTGFSWRGGCERETTGIQAWSEVFVVDKADGSKVAVLLVDTQGAFDSQSTIKDCATVFALSTMTSSIQVYNLTQNIQEDDLQHLQLFTEYGRLALEEVYEKPFQKLLFLIRDWCYPYEHEYGLDGGNRFLERRLQVKQNQHEELQNVRKHIHSCFSSIDCFLLPHPGLKVATNPNFDGRLRDIDSDFKKELQKLVPLLLAPENLVEKEINGAKVTCRDLLEYFKAYIKIYQGEELPHPKSMLQATAEANNLTAVAGAKDTYSRTMEQICGGDKPYVAPVDLQRYHDEVKQTSMQQFRAIKKMGGVEFSKRYQEQLESELDEVYANFIKHNESKNIFYAARTPATLFAVMFVAYIVSTVTGFIGISVIAALASLVMGVSLMSLCAWAYVRYSGEYREVGVAIDLTAEALWEQVLKPLTEQYMEENIRQSVVNSIRASLTAEQVTQTTKLKTN from the exons ATGGGAGGAGATGATGAGCCTCTAACAGGTTTCTCCTGGCGGGGTggttgtgagagagagacaacaggaaTTCAAGCCTGGAGTGAAGTATTTGTGGTGGATAAGGCTGATGGTAGTAAG GTTGCCGTCCTGCTGGTTGACACTCAGGGAGCTTTTGACAGTCAGTCCACTATTAAAGACTGTGCTACAGTTTTTGCCCTCAGCACTATGACCAGCTCCATACAG GTTTATAATCTTACCCAGAATATTCAAGAAGATGACCTGCAGCATCTTCAG CTTTTTACAGAATATGGTCGCTTGGCACTAGAGGAAGTCTATGAAAAGCCATTTCAG AAACTGCTGTTTCTAATCAGAGATTGGTGTTATCCCTATGAGCATGAGTATGGACTTGATGGAGGGAATCGTTTCTTGGAACGGCGACTACAG GTGAAGCAGAACCAGCATGAAGAGCTACAGAACGTGAGGAAGCATATCCACTCATGTTTCTCAAGCATAGACTGTTTTCTGCTGCCTCATCCAGGATTGAAGGTTGCGACTAATCCCAACTTTGATGGGAGACTGAGAG atattGACAGTGATTTTAAGAAAGAGCTACAGAAGCTGGTGCCTTTACTACTTGCCCCAGAGAACCTGGTGGAGAAGGAGATTAATGGGGCCAAAGTGACTTGCAGAGACCTACTGGAGTATTTCAAG gCATACATCAAAATCTACCAAGGTGAGGAACTCCCTCATCCAAAGTCCATGTTGCAG GCAACTGCTGAAGCCAACAACTTGACAGCTGTGGCTGGGGCTAAGGACACGTACAGCCGGACCATGGAGCag ATATGTGGTGGAGACAAACCATATGTTGCACCAGTTGACCTCCAGCGCTATCATGACGAGGTGAAGCAAACTTCTATGCAGCAGTTCCGTGCCATTAAGAAAATGGGAGGAGTTGAGTTTAGCAAGCGGTACCAGGAACAGCTGGAATCTGAGCTTGATGAAGTGTATGCTAATTTCATCAAGCACAATGAAAGCAAGAACATTTTCTATGCCGCACGAACACCTGCAACGTTGTTTGCTGTCATGTTCGTCGCTTACATAGTCTCCACAGTAACAGGGTTCATTGGCATATCAGTGATCGCTGCCCTGGCCAGCCTTGTGATGGGTGTGTCCTTGATGTCACTGTGTGCATGGGCGTATGTGAGATATTCGGGTGAATATCgagaagtgggtgtggctatCGACCTTACAGCAGAAGCCTTGTGGGAGCAG GTGCTGAAGCCTTTGACTGAGCAATATATGGAGGAAAATATCCGCCAGTCTGTAGTTAACTCTATAAGAGCCAGTCTAACTGCTGAGCAAGTGACACAAACTACAAAGTTAAAAACTAACTGA
- the galm gene encoding aldose 1-epimerase: MSEVKKDVITLESGQLSVEKWTLRSERVSVEIMSLGCVITAIKTPDRNGHSADIVLGFDELGSYLTNPRYFGAAIGRVANRIAKGQFAIEGKVYKLAINNGPNSLHGGIRGFDKAVWSSETVPNGVRLSHTSPDGDEGYPGNLKVSVTYTLEENTLSVYYCAQTDQTTPINLTNHSYFNLAGQGTPDIYDHEVSISAETYLPVDDNMIPTGEIRPVENSLFDLRKPVLLGFRLKELPDPGFDHNFCLWLPGQSKQERKCARVVHPGTGRVLEVSTTQPGVQFYTSNFLDGTVGGKGGTSYPKHSAFCLETQNWPDAVNQPQFPESLLRPGEEYIHTTRFKFSVA, encoded by the exons ATGTCTGAGGTGAAGAAAGATGTGATAACTTTAGAATCCGGCCAGCTATCTGTTGAAAAATGGACACTGCGATCCGAGCGCGTCAGTGTAGAGATCATGTCTTTAGGCTGTGTGATAACCGCCATCAAAACACCTGATCGGAATGGACACAGTGCGGATATTGTGTTAGGCTTTGATGAGCTAGGAA GTTATCTCACTAATCCCCGCTACTTTGGAGCTGCGATTGGGCGAGTTGCTAACCGTATTGCTAAGGGTCAGTTTGCAATTGAAGGAAAAGTGTATAAGCTGGCTATCAATAACGGACCCAATTCCTTGCATGGTGGCATCAGGGGCTTTGATAAG GCTGTGTGGAGCAGTGAGACTGTGCCTAATGGAGTGAGACTGAGCCACACAAGTCCTGATGGTGATGAGGGATATCCTGGCAACCTGAAGGTTTCTGTCACCTACACACTGGAGGAAAACACACTAAGTGTATATTACTGTGCCCAAACTGACCAAACTACGCCAATCAATCTGACTAATCACTCTTATTTCAACCTTGCTGGACAG GGTACACCAGACATTTATGACCATGAAGTAAGCATCTCAGCAGAGACATACCTGCCTGTAGATGACAACATGATTCCGACAG GAGAAATTAGACCTGTAGAAAATTCACTCTTTGACCTCCGCAAACCGGTTCTTCTTGGGTTTCGACTCAAAGAACTGCCTGACCCAGGGTTTGATCACAATTTCTGCCTTTGGCTTCCGGGACAATCAAAACAAGAGAGAAAGTGTGCAAG AGTGGTGCATCCTGGGACAGGGCGTGTTCTGGAGGTGAGCACCACCCAGCCTGGGGTTCAGTTCTATACTTCCAACTTCCTGGATGGGACAGTCGGAGGGAAAGGAGGCACGTCATACCCAAAGCACAGCGCTTTTTGTCTGGAGACACAAAACTGGCCAGATGCTGTTAATCAG CCCCAGTTTCCTGAATCTCTGCTAAGACCAGGAGAGGAGTACATTCACACTACACGCTTTAAATTCTCAGTTGCCTGA
- the si:ch211-250c4.5 gene encoding coiled-coil domain-containing protein 110 has product MLCEGLVKIHHGLLRAKDSGQEFPCSKYDSHFSAKYTKEYWAFLKKHRNMYHGLDKETMELMQDILSRRELRDDDIGMYALGIKALTAMPPNGNDDIELENSQEDLNARRNSHPPNGFSDHSDVKTAVSISSGEKVCDLKGTQPEFICVLKEKLQQKDRENQQIVHLLMLKHHELTEVTKLRDTEAQLMTERLKYEEQKKFEMTKKFNHVFEDMQKQLSMSKSKNEHSIRQLWAILEKYERLKRRVDNIKKHLLEERTERKNCQKELKKTQHMTEELLMNQVLLEEQRDTAKQEYSEFKKNMNTMEEQHNNLVRTIQKLENERSSMRADYGNLKAQLSTTQEENQKLTQALHSKELEKTQAEKNAQESQKLVKQLHEKLKDCKMQRESAEEQQDTIKKELKLIHERYKVKTLQLQEQHKSCMELLEAKRTECEALSEDVSKLKKDKHAIQEELQCLQKEKEKSEIESKKEAERMRDAVSLLKHERKLLLDEMGDLRKDYFSLSDRITQRLEQLEQTDAPMYITDISSSHQFRAAKTNNTVSQFTSNMDMIEHIRRKLEDEENTQQK; this is encoded by the exons ATGCTTTGCGAAGGCTTGGTAAAAATTCACCATGGACTTTTACGAGCAAAAGATAGCGGTCAAGAATTTCCATGTTCAAAGTATGATAGTCATTTTTCTGCTAAGTACACCAAAGAATATTGGGCTTTTCTTAAAAAGCATAGGAATATGTATCATGGGTTGGATAAGGAGACAATGGAATTAATGCAAGATATTTTATCCAGAAGAGAACTAAGAGATGATGATATTGGGATGTATGCATTGGGGATTAAGGCACTGACAGCAATGCCACCAAATGGAAATGATGACATAGAACTGGAAAACTCTCAGGAGGACCTTAATGCCAGAAGGAACTCCCATCCTCCAAACGGTTTCTCTGATCATTCAGATGTAAAAACAGCAGTGTCAATTTCTTCAGGTGAAAAGGTATGCGATTTGAAAGGGACACAGCctgaatttatttgtgttttgaaaGAAAAACTGCAACAAAAAGATAGAGAAAATCAACAGATCGTTCATTTACTCATGCTAAAACACCATGAGCTGACTGAAGTCACAAAGCTGAGGGACACTGAGGCCCAGCTCATGACCGAAAGGCTGAAATATGAAGAACAGAAGAAATTTGAGATGACCAAGAAATTTAACCATGTCTTTGAGGACATGCAAAAGCAACTTTCTATGTCAAAGAGCAAAAATGAACATAGTATCAGGCAGCTCTGGGCAATTCTGGAGAAATATGAACGGCTTAAAAGACGTGTTGACAACATTAAGAAACATCTGTTAGAGGAAcgtacagagagaaagaattgtcaaaaagaattaaagaagACACAACACATGACGGAAGAGTTATTAATGAATCAGGTTCTTCTGGAGGAACAGAGGGACACGGCAAAACAAGAGTACTCCGAATTCAAGAAGAACATGAACACAATGGAGGAGCAACACAATAATCTTGTTAGGACTATACAGAAACTTGAAAACGAGAGATCATCTATGAGAGCTGATTATGGAAACCTTAAAGCTCAGTTAAGTACTACTCAGGAAGAGAACCAGAAGCTCACTCAAGCACTTCATTCTAAAGAGCTAGAAAAGACACAAGCTGAAAAAAATGCCCAGGAATCTCAAAAGCTGGTTAAACAATTGCATGAAAAACTTAAAGACTGCAAAATGCAAAGAGAATCTGCTGAGGAACAGCAggatacaataaaaaaagaattaaaattaaTTCATGAAAGATATAAAGTGAAGACacttcagctacaggagcaacACAAGTCCTGTATGGAGCTGCTAGAAGCTAAGAGAACAGAGTGTGAGGCTTTAAGTGAAGACGTCTCCAAATTGAAAAAGGACAAGCATGCGATTCAGGAAGAGTTGCAATGCTtgcagaaagaaaaggaaaagtctGAGATTGAGAGCAAAAAGGAAgcggagagaatgagagatgcTGTGAGTCTGCTAAAGCATGAGAGAAAGCTGCTTCTGGATGAAATGGGAGATCTGAGAAAGGATTACTTTAGTCTCAGTGATCGCATCACACAGAGACTTGAACAACTGGAACAGACAGACGCACCCATGTACATCACAGACATATCGTCCAGTCATCAATTCAGAGCAGCCAAGACAAATAACACAGTTAGCCAATTCACATCAAACATGGACA TGATTGAACATATaaggaggaaactggaggacGAAGAAAACACCCAGCAGAAATAG